The following proteins come from a genomic window of Lolium rigidum isolate FL_2022 chromosome 5, APGP_CSIRO_Lrig_0.1, whole genome shotgun sequence:
- the LOC124653432 gene encoding carbamoyl-phosphate synthase small chain, chloroplastic-like gives MLPQIRPLHARPAVGAVHRHASPAPPSLGLGQHGRVAVGRTATSKTPLVCRSVASPAASEGAAAMQRPWKLSDARLVLEDGSVWNAKSFGASGTQVGEVVFNTSMTGYQEILTDPSYAGQFVLMTCPHIGNTGVNLDDEESGKCFLGGLIIRNLSISTSNWRSIETLDEYLRKRNIMGIYDVDTRAITRRLREDGSLIGVLSTDQSLKDGELLEMAKNWKIVGVDLISEVSCDAPYEWLDKTGSGWEFNDKQSSETFHVVAYDFGVKHNILRRLASYGCKITVVPASWPASEVLNLKPDGVLFSNGPGDPSAVPYAVKTVQEIVGKVPVFGICMGHQLIGQALGGKTFKMKFGHHGGNHPVRDNRTGRVDISAQNHNYAVDPESLPEGVQVTHINLNDQSCAGLVFPKMKLMSLQYHPESSPGPHDSDLAFGEFVELMKSNRL, from the exons ATGCTCCCCCAGATTCGCCCCCTGCACGCCCGCCCGGCCGTCGGCGCCGTACACCGGCACGCATCCCCTGCGCCGCCCTCCCTCGGGCTTGGGCAGCATGGCCGGGTCGCCGTGGGGAGGACGGCGACGTCGAAGACGCCCTTGGTCTGCCGCTCCGTCGCCAGCCCAGCGGCGAGCGAGGGGGCGGCGGCGATGCAGAGACCCTGGAAGCTCAGCGACGCTCGCCTCGTCCTCGAGGATGGCTCCGTCTGGAATGCCAAATCCTTCGGCGCTTCCGGGACGCAGGTCGGCGAGGTGGTGTTCAATACCTCTATGACAGG GTACCAGGAGATTTTAACCGACCCTAGCTATGCTGGTCAGTTCGTTTTGATGACCTGCCCTCATATCGGAAACACCGGTGTTAACCTTG ATGACGAGGAATCCGGAAAATGTTTCCTTGGTGGCTTAATCATACGGAACCTAAGCATAAG TACTTCCAACTGGAGGTCCATAGAAACACTTGATGAATATTTGAGGAAGAGGAACATTATGGGCATAT ATGATGTGGACACGCGTGCAATAACACGCCGGTTAAGGGAAGATGGTAGTCTGATTGGTGTCCTAAGTACTGACCAGTCTCTCAAAGATGGAGAACTGTTGGAAATGGCAAAAAATTGGAAAATTGTTG GTGTTGATTTGATAAGTGAGGTTTCATGCGATGCTCCATACGAATGGTTAGACAAGACTGGTTCAGGATGGGAGTTCAACGACAAGCAGTcaagtgaaacttttcat GTTGTTGCATATGATTTTGGAGTCAAGCACAACATTTTGAGACGCCTGGCATCATATGGATGCAAAATAACCGTTGTTCCAGCAAGCTGGCCTGCTTCGGAGGTACTTAATTTGAAGCCTGATGGAGTCCTTTTTAGCAATGGCCCTGGTGACCCATCTGCAGTTCCATATGCTGTGAAAACTGTACAAGAAATAGTAGGGAAGGTCCCAGTATTTGGCATCTGCATGGGTCATCAATTGATTGGGCAGGCTCTTGGTGGGAAAACATTTAAAATGAAATTTGGTCATCATGGAGGAAACCACCCTGTTCGTGATAACAGAACTGGACGTGTGGACATCAGTGCACAG AATCATAACTATGCTGTTGACCCTGAATCACTCCCGGAAGGAGTACAAGTAACACACATCAATCTAAATGACCAGAGCTGTGCTGGTCTTGTGTTCCCCAAGATGAAGCTTATGTCTCTTCAGTACCATCCGGAGTCATCCCCTGGGCCACATGACTCAGACTTGG CGTTTGGTGAGTTTGTGGAGCTGATGAAGAGCAACAGATTGTGA
- the LOC124656477 gene encoding uncharacterized protein LOC124656477 — protein MSPPAVLVADGAISPHAPPSAAAFLESTTGAYTTARASSAGLLWWPRHLLRLADSARILAHSHPHLLGLPVPPQRTLSTASLEPLVNQSVRVGVREMRRRMLACSGQDMALTALVRAGGSPEELEVCVHLGVYVPPMFGGAGARLAVAGRGREAAAAKYAPWARMRKSMEKMRPPAATELLLTNDGDHILEGSITNFFVVCLKEEHQSNEPLSVQTVMNRFEVQTAPLSDGILPGIMRQIVIEVCHDLGIPVREVSPSWSDRGNWEEAFITSSLRLIQHVDTIQAPLLWEDIETKTWSDISWVMKQFQGAGFITTQIQRKISERALMEEYDTSYLL, from the exons ATGTCGCCGCCGGCCGTTCTGGTCGCGGACGGCGCCATCTCCCCGCACGCTCCTCCTTCCGCGGCCGCCTTCCTCGAGTCCACCACGGGCGCCTACACCACCGCGCGCGCATCCTCCGCCGGCCTCCTCTGGTGGCCCCGACACCTCCTCCGGCTCGCCGACTCCGCGCGCATCCTCGCCCACTCCCACCCCCACCTCCTCGGCCTCCCGGTCCCTCCGCAACGTACCCTCTCCACAGCCTCCCTCGAGCCTCTCGTCAACCAGTCCGTGCGGGTCGGCGTCCGCGAGATGCGGAGGAGGATGCTGGCCTGCTCGGGGCAGGACATGGCGCTCACGGCGTTGGTCAGAGCTGGTGGAtcgccggaggagctcgaggtaTGCGTCCACCTGGGCGTGTATGTGCCGCCGATGTTCGGAGGCGCCGGGGCGAGGCTTGCCGTTGCGGGGAGAGGAAGGGAGGCTGCCGCTGCCAAGTACGCGCCCTGGGCTAGGATGAGGAAGAGTATGGAGAAGATGAGGCCTCCCGCAGCCACGGAGCTCTTGCTGACCAATGACGGGGATCATATTCTTGAAGGCAGCATTACAAACTTCTTCGTTGTTTGCTTAAAG GAGGAACATCAGTCAAATGAACCCTTGTCTGTTCAAACAGTGATGAATAGGTTTGAAGTACAAACAGCTCCACTAAGTGACGGCATTCTCCCTGGAATTATGCGCCAGATAGTGATAGA GGTATGCCATGATCTAGGGATCCCTGTACGTGAGGTCTCACCGTCATGGTCCGATCGTGGAAATTGGGAAGAAGCCTTCATTACAA GTAGCTTAAGGCTTATCCAGCATGTGGATACAATTCAAGCACCTTTACTATGGGAAGACATAGAAACCAAAACCTGGAGCGATATATCTTGGGTGATGAAACAATTTCAG GGCGCTGGATTCATCACCACACAGATACAG AGGAAAATATCAGAGAGAGCATTGatggaggagtatgatacaagctATCTCTTGTGA